The following are encoded in a window of Artemia franciscana chromosome 19, ASM3288406v1, whole genome shotgun sequence genomic DNA:
- the LOC136039149 gene encoding rRNA methyltransferase 2, mitochondrial-like — protein sequence MFKHAKNVRQLSYSICCHQKLKNLKGKKKSSQEWLIRQNTDEYVKLAKIENYRARSAFKLIEMDDHYRFLRPGQTVLDCGAAPGAWSQVLAKRTNANGEQVEKRVGKVMAVDLSPFHPIVGVTSFPLSDFTSPETQKQILETIDSKFDVIVSDMAPKVSGMNSLDHEIIIDLCRKVVRFSECALKPNGTLLMKIFDGGLTKDLEKILVNMFHKVKYVKPDSSRKNSAEIYFLCLKFKIKLSNT from the exons atgtttaaacaTGCAAAGAATGTCAGGCAGCTTTCATATTCCATATGTTGCCATCAGAAGCTAAAAAACCTCAAAGGGAAGAAAAAATCGTCCCAAGAATGGCTTATAAGGCAGAACACTGACGAATATGTCAAGTTggctaaaatagaaaattacag ggcTCGCAGTGCATTCAAGCTGATTGAAATGGACGATCATTACCGTTTTCTTCGCCCTGGACAGACGGTCTTAGATTGTGGAGCTGCTCCTGGAGCATGGTCCCAAGTACTTGCAAAAAGAACAAATGCCAATGGGGAGcaag tgGAAAAACGTGTTGGAAAAGTGATGGCTGTAGATTTGTCACCATTTCATCCAATAGTTGGAGTAACATCATTTCCACTTTCGGATTTTACATCCCCTGAAACTCAGAAACAAATACTAGAAACTATAGACTCCAAATTTGATGTAATTGTTAGCGACATGGCGCCTAAAGTATCTGGAATGAACAGTTTAGACCATGAAATCATTATTGATTTATGTCGGAAGGTTGTACGATTTTCAGAATGTGCTTTAAAACCAAATGGAACTTTATTGATGAAGATCTTTGATGGGGGTTTGACTAAagatcttgaaaaaatattggTGAATATGTTTCATAAAGTGAAGTATGTAAAGCCAGATAGCAGCCGAAAAAATTCagcagaaatttattttttatgtttaaaatttaaaattaaactatCTAACACTTAa